AAACGATAATAATCCCTTTAAATGTCTTAAACTGTAGCAGCAGTACAGCGATAAACAGGAAGGTACTTAGGATGATCACCGAAAGGAAATTTCCGCCCAGCGCATCACCTTCCGATTCAGCCTCTCCAGATAATTTATAATAATAGCCCTTGGGCATTTTCAATTTGTTGAGTTCGGGCACAATATCCTTGAGGATATCGTTTGCCAAAACATTATCCTTGGTAAGCGAGGTAACCTTTGCAAATCGCGATTTATTGAAATGGTTGATTGCAGTTGGAGAGGTTTCAAGCCCAATGGTTGCAATCTGATCGATCTGAATTGGTGCACCCTGGATATTGTTCACATAAAGGTTCTTCAATGCATTTAAATTTGAAAACTTATCACGTGGAATGGTGATCACCACATTCCTCGAATCACCCCTGTCATCAATGTAATCCCCAACAGTCAGTCCGGCAACAGCCAGCCTGATCACCTTGTCAATGTCGCTGGTCAGTACGCCCAATGTCCGGGCCTTTGCCTTATCGATCTTAATCTTTACGTCCGACTTATAGGCATTGAGTTCATTGTTGATGAAAAAAGTACCTGGGTGTTTACGTAGCAGCTCCTCCACTTTGAACGAGAGTGATCGCAGGGTATCCTGATTCTCTCCAAAAATCCTGACTACGATATTCGCCTCTATTGGAGTGCCTTGTTCAAAATCCTTCACCTCTATTTTTGCATATGGGAAATCAGTGAATCTGCTTCTAAGTGTTTTGATCAGCTCAGTTTTGTCATTTGGGCTTGTCTCTTCTTCCAATTGCACAAAAATCTGTGCAAAATCTGGTTTTATATCTTGCTGATGCACGTTGTAATAGATCTGTGGATTACCTTTTCCTACATTTGAGGTGTAGTAAACGATTTCCTTATGCTTTTTCAGTTCCATTTCCACCAGCTTTGCCGCTTTATCGCTTTCTGGGATATTTGCCTGTAGCGGCATTTTAATATTAATCAGAAACATTGGTTTTTCTGAGGTAGGGAAAAGCTTAAAACCTGCCAGTGGGAACAGTAAAAAAGCCAATACGCTCAATGCAATAGATATACTAATGGTTACCTTTGGCCACTTTAGCGCCAACGGCATAATGCCACGATACGACCAGGTCAAAAAGCCCTGCAATTTTTTTAAGAAATAATTTCCTTCCGCATGGCTATGGGTTTTCAGGATCTTGCTGCCGATAAAAGGCACGAGCGTAAGCGCCACAATCATAGAGGCCAATACACTGGTAATAATGGCCATAGGCAGACTTCGGATAAATTCTCCGGCCATATCCGGCAGAAAGGCCAATGGTAAAAATGCGATAACAAGTGTTGCGGTACAGCCTACAACAGCTACCCCAATCTGCTTGGTGCCCTTTAAAATGGCATCCTTTCTGGAATGGCCTTCCCTTAACCACCTTTCTATATTCTCTACAACAACGATACTATCATCAACCAATAGCCCCAATGCTACCACAAGCCCAACGATACTAA
The nucleotide sequence above comes from Pedobacter riviphilus. Encoded proteins:
- a CDS encoding efflux RND transporter permease subunit; amino-acid sequence: MKITNFAVKNYQFTLIIFVLVAVVGLLTLFTMPRSEDPTTHPPQYLVTVIYPGTSPKDMEEQVVKPIENKIYSLENIDKILTTVEDGVAAIQIKFKYGVDVDNKYQEISTEINALKNGELPKDIYQIKTEKIASSDVKIIQVALISNTASSKILRDNADKLKTQLEKITNLREVKYTGMPEQEIRIDMQLDKLAQLKIPLNLVIGSLQSEAADIPGGSINMDSKVFNVKTSGKFKNIEDVANTIIYNANGKIIYLKDVAHVSYMDGTINHITRINGQRCILVTSSMKNNVDISQVKKEYTPVLEQFSQTLPQNIKMVKNFDQADMVSKRLGHLGFDFGLAILLVVVTLLPLGFRPSLIVMISIPLSLALGLIAMNLLGFSLNQLSIVGLVVALGLLVDDSIVVVENIERWLREGHSRKDAILKGTKQIGVAVVGCTATLVIAFLPLAFLPDMAGEFIRSLPMAIITSVLASMIVALTLVPFIGSKILKTHSHAEGNYFLKKLQGFLTWSYRGIMPLALKWPKVTISISIALSVLAFLLFPLAGFKLFPTSEKPMFLINIKMPLQANIPESDKAAKLVEMELKKHKEIVYYTSNVGKGNPQIYYNVHQQDIKPDFAQIFVQLEEETSPNDKTELIKTLRSRFTDFPYAKIEVKDFEQGTPIEANIVVRIFGENQDTLRSLSFKVEELLRKHPGTFFINNELNAYKSDVKIKIDKAKARTLGVLTSDIDKVIRLAVAGLTVGDYIDDRGDSRNVVITIPRDKFSNLNALKNLYVNNIQGAPIQIDQIATIGLETSPTAINHFNKSRFAKVTSLTKDNVLANDILKDIVPELNKLKMPKGYYYKLSGEAESEGDALGGNFLSVIILSTFLFIAVLLLQFKTFKGIIIVLSIIPLGVLGGVIFLLMTGNPMSLVSIIGFIGLSGIQVKNSLLLVDFTNQLREEGKSIDEAIHIAGETRFLPVVLTSITAICGLIPIAMNPNPQIAPLAIVLIGG